From Spirosoma aerolatum, one genomic window encodes:
- the recO gene encoding DNA repair protein RecO: protein MLQKTQGIALSYIRYRETSIIARIYTEEFGLQGYLVNSVRTARSKNNKIALFQPLTLLDMVVYNKPDRDLHRLSELKTSYPFQSIPFDVSKSTIALFVTELLNKVLKEEAPNPALFRFLVDSIVFLETAHTHFENFHLAFLLKLSFFLGFGPESAREFESQLRENSYAFLPDTEMETALNIMLRQPLGTPIKLSRSARNELLDALVGYYQIHIDSIGEVKSLPVLREVLG from the coding sequence ATGCTGCAAAAAACGCAGGGAATTGCCCTTAGCTACATCCGTTACCGCGAAACCTCCATTATTGCCCGCATCTACACCGAAGAATTTGGCCTGCAGGGCTATCTGGTCAATAGCGTCCGAACAGCCCGCAGTAAGAATAACAAAATTGCGCTCTTTCAGCCACTGACCCTGCTGGACATGGTGGTTTATAACAAGCCTGATCGCGATTTACACCGACTGTCGGAGCTCAAAACGAGCTATCCATTCCAGAGTATTCCTTTCGACGTCAGTAAATCAACGATCGCACTGTTTGTGACTGAGCTATTGAACAAAGTGCTGAAAGAAGAAGCGCCCAACCCGGCGTTATTCCGATTTCTGGTCGATTCGATCGTGTTTCTGGAAACTGCTCACACCCACTTCGAGAATTTCCACCTTGCCTTTTTACTCAAACTCTCGTTCTTTTTAGGCTTCGGCCCCGAATCGGCCCGCGAATTTGAAAGTCAGCTCCGTGAAAACTCTTACGCATTTCTACCCGATACCGAAATGGAAACAGCGCTGAATATCATGCTTCGACAACCACTCGGCACGCCCATAAAACTCTCCCGGTCTGCCCGAAATGAATTGCTGGACGCCCTGGTTGGCTATTACCAGATTCACATCGATTCAATTGGCGAAGTTAAGTCGCTGCCTGTTCTGCGAGAAGTACTTGGGTAA
- a CDS encoding ArnT family glycosyltransferase: MRLTSNQATLSTSFYYRLGISLTISILLCLYLPRFLTVGTFTDGPTYAALARNMAVGYGSWWAPRYGEVDSFWLEGVRGDSFYEHPPLMLIIESFFFRSLGDHWWVEELFCALIGVLFLWLLGLNWRLLFPTSPLNRFSWLPILFVCLLPVIRFCITSNHLDSLLLVWVQFSFYQLCRLILRGRISGLYWAAFGIFLGFLTKGPFALFLLATPALYYIARPGGPYPVGRACSQTALLTVVVALLIGALFTYSPARSFFNHYFNQQIIRALQGTRSDFSESSLTGWGRFFVLVTLVKNLLPMGIVSGVSLAWTRWRLKRPLTFWTGNQHILLWLVLIGLSGILPIMVSPKQNAYYIASGVPFLGIVIAFVFAGCLTEWLTARSTKPTFFIQLISLSTPILISLGLTILFIRNNVLTGTEPHFRRGIHEILALKQIPKGTVVAVKDKELITKAWGLNMSLQRFGRITLTMDTTLTPYRLSLIKQSQLYTPDFYPVEQVPSFGIQFWLPKAKHQPAIATNRISAH; encoded by the coding sequence ATGCGCTTAACCTCTAATCAAGCAACTTTAAGCACCTCTTTTTATTACCGACTTGGTATCAGCCTGACTATTTCTATTCTCCTATGCCTTTATTTACCCCGGTTTCTGACTGTAGGTACCTTTACCGACGGGCCAACCTATGCGGCTTTGGCCCGCAACATGGCCGTGGGGTATGGCTCGTGGTGGGCTCCTCGCTATGGTGAAGTCGATTCGTTCTGGCTGGAGGGTGTACGGGGAGATTCTTTTTATGAGCACCCACCCTTAATGCTGATTATCGAGTCTTTTTTCTTTCGCTCCCTGGGCGACCACTGGTGGGTAGAGGAGTTGTTTTGCGCATTGATCGGGGTTCTGTTTTTATGGCTTTTAGGATTAAATTGGCGTCTACTTTTCCCCACTTCTCCCCTAAATCGTTTTAGTTGGCTGCCTATATTATTCGTCTGCCTACTGCCAGTCATCCGCTTTTGTATTACCAGTAACCACCTGGATAGTCTATTGCTGGTCTGGGTTCAATTTAGTTTCTATCAGCTTTGTCGACTCATCTTGAGAGGCCGTATTTCCGGATTATACTGGGCAGCCTTTGGCATTTTCCTCGGATTCCTTACCAAAGGCCCATTTGCGTTATTTCTGCTGGCAACGCCTGCATTGTATTATATCGCCAGGCCAGGTGGACCTTATCCAGTTGGGCGTGCATGTAGCCAAACCGCCTTGCTCACAGTTGTAGTCGCCCTATTAATAGGTGCGCTATTCACGTATTCGCCTGCCCGTTCGTTCTTCAACCACTATTTCAATCAGCAAATTATAAGAGCCCTGCAGGGCACACGCTCCGATTTTAGCGAATCTTCTTTAACGGGTTGGGGTCGTTTCTTTGTTTTAGTCACGCTGGTAAAAAATTTACTTCCAATGGGCATAGTCAGTGGTGTAAGCCTGGCCTGGACAAGGTGGCGACTAAAACGTCCGCTGACGTTTTGGACAGGCAACCAACACATCTTACTCTGGCTGGTCCTGATTGGGCTAAGTGGTATCCTGCCCATCATGGTAAGCCCTAAACAAAATGCCTACTACATTGCATCGGGTGTTCCATTTCTGGGTATTGTCATCGCTTTTGTTTTCGCAGGTTGCCTGACCGAATGGCTGACAGCTCGGTCAACTAAACCTACCTTTTTCATTCAGCTAATAAGCCTCTCAACGCCTATTCTTATCAGCCTGGGGCTGACGATTCTATTTATAAGGAATAATGTATTGACAGGCACCGAACCCCATTTTCGTCGGGGCATTCACGAAATTCTGGCATTGAAGCAAATTCCTAAAGGAACCGTTGTCGCAGTAAAGGATAAAGAGCTGATTACAAAAGCCTGGGGACTGAATATGAGCTTACAACGCTTTGGCCGGATTACTCTGACTATGGATACTACCCTGACTCCTTACCGGTTAAGTCTGATCAAGCAAAGCCAACTATATACACCCGATTTTTACCCAGTCGAGCAAGTACCCAGTTTTGGTATTCAATTTTGGCTGCCAAAAGCGAAGCATCAGCCTGCTATTGCCACGAATCGTATCTCTGCCCACTAG
- a CDS encoding 5-(carboxyamino)imidazole ribonucleotide synthase, producing the protein MLLQAAIDWNLRVHILDPDAEAPCRHLCSQFVQGSLTDYDTVYQFGQRVDVLTIEIERVNVEALEALEREGKRVFPQPSVIRTIQDKRLQKQFYRDHNLPTSDFILTENRADVAMIDIQQPDFLPAFHKLGRDGYDGRGVQRIASVSDVGKAFDAPGVLEKAVDFEKELAVLVARNEQGDIITFPTVEMVFHPEHNLVEYLFAPAEIAEAIDRQAQQIARKTAEAFGIVGLLAVELFLDKAGNVLINEVAPRPHNSGHHTIRANVTSQFEQHWRAILNYPLGDTSAYQPAAMINLLGEDGHTGPAHYEGLETLLAMPGVFPFFYGKAITKPFRKMGHVTVMDDSLDALREKVADVRKGIKVIASE; encoded by the coding sequence ATGCTCCTGCAAGCCGCTATTGACTGGAACCTTCGCGTTCATATTCTCGATCCAGATGCCGAAGCGCCCTGTCGGCATCTTTGCAGCCAGTTTGTGCAGGGCTCGCTAACTGATTACGACACTGTGTATCAGTTCGGGCAGAGGGTTGATGTGCTAACCATCGAAATTGAACGCGTCAACGTCGAAGCGCTGGAAGCGCTCGAACGTGAAGGAAAGCGCGTGTTCCCGCAACCCTCTGTCATCCGAACGATCCAGGACAAACGGTTGCAGAAACAATTTTACCGGGATCACAACCTCCCAACCTCCGATTTTATTTTGACAGAGAACCGGGCTGATGTAGCGATGATTGACATCCAGCAGCCTGATTTTTTACCAGCCTTTCATAAACTCGGCCGCGACGGGTACGATGGTCGGGGAGTTCAGCGTATTGCCAGCGTCTCCGATGTCGGTAAAGCGTTCGATGCACCCGGCGTATTGGAAAAAGCGGTCGATTTTGAAAAAGAACTGGCTGTACTCGTAGCCCGCAACGAACAGGGAGATATAATTACGTTCCCGACGGTGGAAATGGTCTTTCATCCCGAACATAATCTGGTCGAGTACCTGTTTGCCCCTGCTGAAATAGCCGAAGCGATTGATCGGCAAGCGCAACAAATTGCCCGGAAAACGGCTGAAGCGTTTGGGATTGTCGGGTTGCTGGCCGTCGAATTATTTCTCGATAAAGCGGGAAATGTGTTGATCAACGAAGTTGCGCCACGTCCGCACAATAGTGGTCACCACACGATCCGGGCCAATGTCACTTCGCAGTTTGAGCAACACTGGCGAGCTATTCTGAATTATCCATTAGGTGACACCTCAGCCTACCAGCCTGCCGCTATGATCAATCTGTTGGGTGAAGATGGGCATACTGGTCCAGCCCACTATGAAGGACTCGAAACGCTGCTGGCCATGCCCGGTGTATTTCCGTTTTTTTACGGGAAAGCTATTACTAAACCATTTCGAAAAATGGGACATGTCACGGTAATGGACGATTCGCTGGACGCTTTGCGTGAAAAAGTTGCCGACGTCAGGAAGGGCATTAAAGTCATTGCCTCCGAGTAG
- the recJ gene encoding single-stranded-DNA-specific exonuclease RecJ, giving the protein MIAQRPLPPKRWITKPYPNQAEYGEIIDELTQSLGISPALAALLVQRGVTTFNEARLYFRPELGHLHDPFQMNDMDRAIERLQKALSPERSEKILIYGDYDVDGTTSVALVYGFLKNYHAKIDYYIPDRYKEGYGISKQGVEWAAENGFSLIIALDCGVKSVERVAEAKALGVDFIICDHHRPGAELPDAVAVLDPKRDDCSYPYKELSGCGIGFKLLQAYCLKAGIRLDVLYPYLDLVAVSIASDIVPLTGENRVMAYYGLKYLNAAPRTGLKALISVAGFTKGELDISNLVFGLGPRINAAGRIQHAKAAVQLLLAESKDEADEFALAINKHNNSRREFDSSITEQALSMIRQSEALTRAKSTVLYDASWHKGVIGIVASRCIEHFHRPTIILTQSNDKAAGSARSVPGFDVYEAIEECADLLEQFGGHTFAAGMTMPLDNIEPFRQKFEEVVSRTIKEEHLTPLIDIDLPLDFSEISDKLVRIVKQMGPFGPHNMQPIFMTDDVYLAGEPFIMKDKHLKINVRQGRSGHTLTAVGFGLAHVAAHLQPGKPFSICYLVEHNVYNGNVSLQLILKDVKA; this is encoded by the coding sequence ATGATAGCCCAGCGCCCACTTCCGCCAAAACGATGGATCACTAAACCGTACCCTAACCAGGCGGAATACGGAGAGATAATTGATGAATTAACGCAGTCTTTGGGAATTAGTCCAGCGTTGGCGGCCCTGCTGGTACAACGGGGGGTGACCACTTTCAATGAAGCCCGTTTGTATTTCCGTCCCGAACTTGGGCATCTGCACGATCCATTCCAGATGAACGATATGGACCGGGCTATTGAGCGGCTTCAAAAAGCCCTGAGTCCCGAGCGGAGCGAGAAAATCCTGATCTACGGCGATTATGATGTGGATGGAACAACGTCGGTGGCACTGGTCTATGGGTTTCTGAAAAACTATCATGCAAAGATAGACTATTACATTCCCGATCGCTATAAAGAGGGGTATGGGATTTCGAAACAGGGTGTTGAATGGGCCGCTGAAAACGGATTCTCGCTAATTATTGCGCTCGACTGTGGCGTCAAATCCGTGGAGCGGGTGGCGGAAGCCAAAGCGCTGGGTGTCGACTTTATTATCTGTGATCACCACCGTCCTGGAGCCGAATTACCCGATGCCGTTGCCGTTCTGGACCCCAAGCGTGACGATTGTTCGTACCCCTATAAAGAGCTAAGTGGTTGTGGCATAGGTTTTAAGCTGTTGCAGGCTTATTGCCTGAAGGCTGGTATTAGGCTTGATGTGCTTTACCCGTATCTGGATCTGGTGGCCGTAAGTATTGCTTCCGACATTGTCCCGCTGACGGGTGAAAACCGTGTGATGGCCTATTATGGCCTGAAATACCTGAATGCCGCTCCTCGTACCGGATTAAAAGCATTAATTAGCGTAGCGGGTTTCACAAAAGGGGAACTGGATATTTCTAACCTGGTTTTTGGTCTGGGCCCACGAATCAACGCGGCAGGACGGATTCAGCATGCCAAAGCAGCTGTGCAGCTTTTGCTGGCAGAGTCGAAAGACGAAGCTGATGAATTCGCGCTGGCTATCAATAAACACAACAATAGCCGACGAGAGTTTGATAGCAGCATTACTGAACAGGCACTTTCGATGATTCGACAGAGCGAAGCGCTGACTCGCGCAAAAAGTACCGTATTATACGATGCTTCCTGGCATAAGGGTGTAATTGGTATTGTCGCATCACGCTGTATCGAGCATTTTCATCGGCCAACCATCATCCTGACGCAGTCGAACGACAAGGCGGCAGGGTCGGCCCGGTCGGTGCCGGGTTTCGACGTGTACGAAGCCATTGAAGAGTGTGCCGACTTGCTGGAGCAGTTTGGTGGGCATACGTTTGCGGCTGGAATGACCATGCCTCTCGATAATATCGAGCCATTCCGCCAGAAGTTCGAAGAGGTCGTTTCGCGTACGATTAAGGAAGAGCACCTGACCCCGCTCATCGATATCGACCTACCGCTCGACTTTAGCGAGATTTCTGACAAACTTGTCCGAATTGTGAAGCAAATGGGGCCTTTTGGACCTCACAACATGCAGCCGATTTTCATGACTGACGATGTCTATCTGGCAGGGGAGCCATTTATTATGAAAGACAAACATCTGAAAATCAATGTTCGTCAGGGGCGGTCGGGGCACACATTAACTGCCGTTGGTTTCGGATTGGCCCATGTTGCCGCGCATCTTCAGCCCGGTAAACCCTTCTCGATATGCTATCTGGTAGAGCACAACGTGTATAATGGAAACGTGTCTTTACAGTTGATCCTGAAAGATGTAAAAGCCTAG
- a CDS encoding DUF5131 family protein, with translation MAQSSIEWTEMTWNPTTGCDKLSAGCKFCYAEIMHRRLRAMGQEKYSASFKTVRTHESELNRPFEWKSSRTVFVNSMSDLFHKDVPLSFIQQVFTTMNQCPQHTFQVLTKRSDLLAIYSEQLTWTENIWMGVSVEDHRVVHRIDDLRSTNAQVKFLSLEPLIGPLPNLNLAGIDWVIVGGESGHRPRPIKEEWVQDIRLQCERAGVAFFFKQWGGKNKKESGRLLNGRTYDEMPNPIAA, from the coding sequence ATGGCGCAATCTTCGATTGAATGGACAGAGATGACCTGGAACCCTACGACTGGCTGTGATAAATTATCGGCAGGTTGTAAGTTCTGTTATGCTGAGATAATGCATCGAAGACTCCGGGCGATGGGCCAGGAGAAGTATAGTGCCAGTTTTAAGACAGTGCGTACCCATGAATCAGAGCTAAACCGTCCTTTCGAATGGAAAAGCTCCCGGACTGTATTTGTGAACTCAATGAGCGACCTTTTTCATAAAGACGTTCCATTGTCGTTTATTCAACAGGTGTTTACTACTATGAATCAGTGTCCTCAGCACACGTTTCAGGTATTAACCAAGCGATCTGATTTACTGGCAATTTATTCAGAGCAGCTTACTTGGACTGAAAATATCTGGATGGGCGTCTCTGTTGAGGATCACAGGGTAGTTCACCGGATTGATGATCTGCGTAGTACAAATGCTCAGGTAAAATTCCTATCGCTAGAACCGTTAATTGGACCATTACCCAACCTAAACTTAGCGGGTATTGATTGGGTAATAGTCGGGGGTGAATCTGGCCACCGACCACGGCCAATTAAAGAAGAGTGGGTTCAGGACATTCGTTTGCAATGCGAACGGGCTGGTGTCGCCTTCTTTTTTAAACAGTGGGGAGGTAAAAACAAAAAGGAATCTGGTCGATTGCTTAATGGTCGAACCTACGATGAAATGCCGAATCCAATTGCTGCCTAG
- a CDS encoding SHOCT domain-containing protein encodes MKYLLSFLLVWPLFVQAQEEWHPRPKKTTTITEADLHQGKRLIGEDFDYGYQPSSAQGWIIKTGDTLQLGKGTMPDKSFAFIYQDPANLTLARRNGFMGKDYLDNLYPGTRLVVKEFTTSGSTAIAIVRSGVRYYIQIENAIEAGELLPPSQYRKSIVLASQPVGSVADELLKFKKLLDSGAITQLEYDAQKKKLLNQ; translated from the coding sequence ATGAAATACCTCTTAAGTTTTCTCCTTGTATGGCCCCTCTTCGTACAGGCGCAAGAGGAATGGCATCCCCGCCCTAAAAAAACAACGACCATTACTGAGGCCGATCTGCACCAGGGGAAACGGTTGATTGGTGAGGATTTTGACTATGGGTATCAACCCTCCTCAGCTCAGGGCTGGATTATTAAAACGGGAGACACCCTGCAACTGGGTAAAGGGACTATGCCTGATAAATCGTTTGCCTTTATCTACCAGGATCCCGCCAATTTGACCTTGGCCCGTAGAAATGGATTCATGGGTAAAGATTATCTGGACAATCTGTACCCTGGTACCCGTTTAGTGGTGAAAGAATTTACGACAAGTGGATCTACAGCGATTGCGATTGTCCGATCAGGGGTTCGCTATTATATCCAAATCGAGAACGCCATCGAAGCCGGAGAACTCCTGCCCCCTTCTCAGTATAGAAAATCGATAGTATTAGCCAGTCAGCCAGTAGGTAGTGTAGCTGATGAGCTATTGAAATTTAAAAAACTACTTGATTCCGGCGCTATAACCCAACTGGAATACGACGCTCAGAAGAAAAAGCTTTTGAATCAATAA
- the lptB gene encoding LPS export ABC transporter ATP-binding protein → MILRTENLIKKYGSRLVNNNVSYQVETGEIVGLLGPNGAGKTTSFYMAVGLIKPNSGKVFIDDTDVTDLPMYKRARLGLGYLAQEASVFRDLSVEENILAVLEMTSLPKQRQKEKMEELLEEFSLSHVRKNKGKVLSGGERRRTEIARALAVDPKFILLDEPFAGVDPIAVEDIQSIVAKLKHRNIGILITDHNVNETLSITDRAYLLFEGKILKQGTAEDLANDEQVRRLYLGQHFELKRKI, encoded by the coding sequence ATGATTCTCAGAACTGAAAATTTAATAAAGAAATACGGGTCCCGGTTGGTCAACAATAACGTATCGTATCAGGTCGAAACGGGTGAAATTGTGGGCCTGCTCGGACCTAATGGAGCTGGTAAAACAACCTCCTTTTATATGGCGGTGGGGCTTATCAAACCGAATAGCGGTAAAGTCTTTATTGATGATACGGATGTGACCGACTTGCCCATGTATAAGCGGGCGCGACTGGGGCTGGGGTATCTGGCACAGGAAGCATCCGTATTTCGTGATCTGTCGGTTGAGGAAAACATCCTGGCTGTGCTTGAAATGACCAGTCTGCCCAAGCAGCGCCAGAAAGAGAAAATGGAAGAGTTGCTGGAGGAGTTTAGCCTCTCGCATGTACGAAAAAATAAAGGTAAGGTATTGTCGGGAGGAGAACGTCGTCGTACGGAAATTGCGCGTGCCCTGGCGGTCGATCCAAAATTTATTTTGCTGGATGAACCCTTTGCAGGGGTCGACCCTATTGCTGTCGAAGATATTCAAAGCATCGTGGCAAAGCTCAAACACCGGAATATTGGTATTCTGATCACCGATCACAACGTAAACGAAACGCTGTCCATCACCGACCGGGCTTATCTGTTATTCGAAGGGAAAATTCTGAAACAGGGTACGGCGGAAGATCTGGCCAACGATGAGCAGGTCCGGCGCTTATACCTGGGGCAACACTTTGAGCTGAAACGGAAAATCTGA
- the tcmP gene encoding three-Cys-motif partner protein TcmP — MSVKDFFKKQTASSLIKAKIVAEYFPQYARILLSRPQEEIIYLDLFSGPGEYEDGSLSTPILLSQHVAKDANLSEKVRLMFNDNTYIEELKVNFHKHFPVGTFKIEPRFADKTVGEDEGIQDYLSREAQKKNPKPTLLFFDPFGYKDIDTKILAKFLEHWGNELFLFFNIKRINAAIENDKFEELMRAIFPTSFDSLKHDKRYKSTVYERLNLIIENVAKEFNLHCKRFLYHCAFKFQEEDSSATSHFIIHFTKDKKGFELVKQIYYDFDNIGSILESSGVYMFDAKKLGSLQQNDTLFGDLNVYYLSLDLVERFKGQTLSARRLFDIHHTTKNYCASHYAKTLRKMVDDEKISAKFIDNIAHKVSVLITDECILTFK; from the coding sequence ATGAGCGTTAAAGACTTTTTTAAAAAGCAGACTGCATCATCACTAATTAAAGCAAAAATAGTTGCAGAATATTTTCCTCAGTATGCTCGGATTTTGCTGTCAAGACCACAGGAAGAAATTATTTATTTAGACTTATTTTCTGGTCCGGGTGAATATGAAGACGGTTCTTTATCAACCCCAATATTATTATCACAACATGTTGCTAAAGATGCCAATCTGAGTGAAAAAGTTAGATTGATGTTCAATGATAATACTTATATTGAAGAGTTAAAAGTAAACTTTCATAAGCATTTTCCAGTAGGTACATTTAAAATCGAGCCTAGATTCGCTGATAAAACTGTTGGCGAAGACGAAGGTATTCAAGATTATTTATCCAGAGAAGCGCAAAAAAAGAACCCCAAACCCACACTACTATTTTTTGACCCTTTTGGCTATAAAGATATTGATACAAAAATTTTAGCAAAGTTTCTTGAGCACTGGGGTAACGAGTTGTTTCTGTTTTTTAATATAAAGCGCATAAATGCTGCAATTGAGAATGATAAGTTTGAAGAACTAATGCGTGCTATATTTCCCACTTCCTTTGATTCTCTAAAACATGATAAGAGGTATAAATCAACAGTTTATGAAAGACTTAATTTAATAATTGAAAATGTAGCTAAGGAGTTTAATCTACATTGCAAGCGATTTTTGTACCATTGTGCTTTTAAATTTCAAGAGGAAGATAGTTCAGCAACCAGCCACTTTATAATTCATTTTACAAAAGATAAAAAAGGGTTTGAGTTAGTCAAGCAAATCTATTATGATTTTGATAATATTGGCTCTATACTAGAAAGTAGCGGTGTGTACATGTTTGATGCCAAAAAATTAGGTAGTTTGCAACAGAATGATACATTATTTGGGGATTTAAATGTTTACTATTTGTCTTTAGATCTAGTTGAGAGATTTAAAGGGCAAACTTTATCGGCTAGGCGTTTATTTGATATACATCACACAACAAAAAATTACTGTGCTTCTCATTATGCGAAAACTTTAAGAAAAATGGTAGATGATGAAAAAATTTCCGCTAAATTTATTGATAATATCGCTCATAAAGTGAGCGTATTAATTACAGATGAATGCATATTAACTTTTAAATAA
- a CDS encoding DUF2141 domain-containing protein — MLLWFSLFGLYLTPHTAPSSPKKTTLTIEVHNLKSQKGAVFIALFKPGESFPSGKPIEGKKLDIQGNSVQTTLSVDPGDYAVAVFHDENNNGKLDKNLFGIPKEPYGFSNNFRPKMSAPKFSDCQFTTGDGGKSIRIAVK, encoded by the coding sequence ATGTTGCTTTGGTTTTCACTTTTTGGCCTCTATCTGACGCCCCATACCGCTCCTTCGTCACCTAAAAAGACGACGCTAACCATTGAGGTTCATAACCTTAAGTCGCAAAAAGGAGCTGTTTTTATTGCGCTATTCAAGCCGGGAGAATCATTCCCGAGTGGGAAGCCCATAGAAGGAAAAAAGTTGGACATACAAGGCAATAGTGTTCAGACAACCCTCAGTGTTGACCCAGGGGATTATGCCGTTGCCGTTTTTCACGATGAAAATAATAATGGGAAACTGGATAAAAATCTGTTCGGGATTCCTAAAGAGCCGTATGGATTCAGCAATAATTTCCGCCCCAAAATGTCGGCTCCCAAATTCAGTGATTGCCAGTTTACAACTGGAGATGGCGGCAAGTCGATCCGAATTGCGGTAAAATGA
- a CDS encoding fumarylacetoacetate hydrolase family protein, which translates to MKLYKTRSGIVVENENTFYTMPDADWDELVNRDDLHEFLNTFTALPAISDEGQAWIQAGLLAPIGRQEVWASGVTYLRSRNARMEESKKSGGDNFYDRVYDAERPELFFKATPERVVGPGANVRIRADSTWNVPEPELTLFITSAGKIVGYTCGNDMSSRSIEGENPLYLPQAKSYDGSAALGPCLYVPESPISPDTTIRLEIIRNGKAVFSNSIAISQMKRQHTELVSFLFRECSFKNGCYLMTGTGIVPSDDFTLRSGDEISITIDGIGTLTNIVE; encoded by the coding sequence ATGAAACTGTATAAAACCCGTTCCGGTATCGTTGTCGAGAATGAAAATACGTTTTACACCATGCCTGATGCCGATTGGGATGAACTGGTAAACCGGGATGACCTGCACGAATTTTTGAATACGTTTACGGCTCTTCCAGCCATATCCGATGAAGGCCAGGCCTGGATACAGGCTGGATTACTGGCCCCCATTGGCCGACAGGAGGTCTGGGCATCGGGGGTAACCTACCTGCGCAGCCGTAATGCGCGTATGGAAGAATCCAAAAAATCAGGGGGTGATAACTTCTACGATCGGGTGTATGATGCCGAACGGCCGGAATTATTCTTTAAAGCTACGCCTGAGCGGGTGGTAGGGCCAGGTGCTAATGTCCGTATCCGTGCCGACTCGACCTGGAATGTTCCTGAGCCCGAACTTACCCTGTTTATCACCTCTGCCGGGAAGATAGTCGGGTACACCTGCGGTAATGATATGAGTTCGCGGAGTATTGAAGGCGAAAATCCACTGTATCTGCCTCAGGCCAAATCGTACGATGGCAGTGCTGCATTGGGGCCTTGTTTATACGTACCTGAATCACCGATCTCGCCCGATACTACCATCCGCTTGGAAATTATTCGCAATGGGAAGGCGGTCTTTTCCAATAGCATTGCCATTAGCCAGATGAAACGGCAGCATACCGAACTGGTTTCGTTCCTTTTCCGTGAATGTTCGTTTAAAAACGGCTGCTACCTGATGACCGGAACCGGTATCGTGCCTTCCGATGACTTTACGCTTCGGTCGGGCGATGAAATCAGCATTACCATTGATGGTATTGGTACGCTGACCAACATAGTCGAGTAG
- a CDS encoding head GIN domain-containing protein, with protein sequence MKTIFFATILLAATTYTLHAQDWKKDRSVSGFTGLSVSSGIDLYLTQGNSEKITLEGKGIDEDRVITEVKNGTLKLYIERKGFSGWNFGRNNYVKAYVTFKQLSNLQASGGADVFGQGKLVFNDLNLEASGGSDVKLDLKADELNVSASGGADAILQGSARTLNAHGSGGADLDARKLTVDVCNANSSGGSDVYVNANQELTLKASGGADIYYSGSAKVLSKSESGGGDIKRRD encoded by the coding sequence ATGAAAACCATCTTCTTCGCTACAATTCTTTTAGCTGCCACGACATATACCCTGCATGCGCAGGACTGGAAAAAAGATCGATCTGTTTCAGGTTTCACCGGTCTCAGTGTCAGCAGTGGCATTGACCTCTACTTAACCCAGGGAAATTCAGAGAAAATAACCCTCGAAGGAAAAGGGATTGATGAAGATCGGGTCATTACCGAAGTTAAAAATGGCACCCTAAAACTGTACATTGAGCGAAAAGGGTTCAGCGGCTGGAATTTTGGTCGCAACAACTACGTGAAAGCGTACGTAACCTTCAAGCAATTGTCGAATTTACAGGCATCGGGTGGAGCGGACGTATTTGGACAAGGAAAACTGGTATTCAATGATTTAAACCTTGAAGCTTCGGGTGGCTCGGATGTTAAACTCGATCTCAAAGCCGATGAGCTAAACGTATCCGCATCGGGTGGAGCCGATGCCATTTTACAAGGTTCGGCCCGTACACTCAATGCCCACGGGTCTGGGGGAGCGGATCTGGACGCTCGCAAACTGACCGTCGATGTTTGTAACGCCAATTCGTCAGGTGGCTCGGATGTATATGTCAATGCGAATCAGGAATTGACCCTGAAAGCCTCTGGCGGAGCCGACATTTATTACTCTGGCTCAGCCAAAGTGCTCTCGAAAAGTGAGTCGGGTGGTGGCGATATTAAGCGAAGAGACTAG